The sequence TGGAAATCCAAGACCAAAACCAATTCTAGTGTTGGCAGCAAACATTAATATTCCTGACAGCATTGAGGCTAAACCAACAAATTTACTTTTACGGTCTACTACTTGTACTTTTTGCTCGTTATTGATAGCTTGAAGTTGGATAGTTGTGGGTTTGTTTGTCGCGATCGCAGTCTGCTGGCTTTGCTGTTTATATTGAAATATGAAACTGACTTTATTGTCGCTACCGAGGTCAATTTTATCACCTAGATTCAGTTGGTAACGTGTATGACTTTCTAATTTATTATCGTTTAAATAAGTGCCATTAGAACTACCCACATCCATTAAATAAAAATTGCTACCTTCTGCGATAATTTCTGCGTGAACACGCGAAACAATGTCAGCAGAAGGTAAAGTTAAAACATCAATATCTATAGGAATTTGCTCGTTTGGTTTTCCAATACGAATAATCGGATAATTTGGCGGAATGTCAAACGAAGTTGAGGTTTGAGTATGGAACAGTTCTAAACCAAGCCCTGTTGTTTGTAAAGTGCGTAAGTTTTGCATTTTCAGGGATGATATTTGTATTGATTTTACGTTTTTTTGATATGTAATATTGATTGTAGCGTTATCAGCCAGCAGCATTCCAAATTATCCTTTGCCAAGATTGACTCGGTTTGGAATAGGGGTAGGAGTGAGGGAGGAAAAGAGATTTTTATAAGTAGTATTCAAGGTGATAGGAGTAATTTTCGTAGTGGAAGCACCTTGCTTTATAGTCGCAAGGGAGCAAGAGGCTCCCGCTAGTGACCAACTTTTTATACCAAATACTTATAACTTCTAACTCACAACCCTTAATTCCTTATCCTCGATAATTTTTTCTCCTTCTTCCCTTGTATCTCCATTTCTATTTATTTGTTGAGATAGGGGAATCTCGATGATGAATTCAGTGCCCTTACCAAGTTCTGAACTGCAATGAAGTTTACCTTCATGTTTCTCAACTATTATTTGATAAGTAATTGATAAGCCCAATCCGGTTCCTTTTCCTACGGGCTTGGTAGTAAAAAATGGGTCAAAGAGTTTGTTTTTGACTTCCTCGCTCATTCCCATGCCGTTATCTGCAATCCTGACTGCTACTGTTTGACGATCAATCAATTCCGTCTGAATGCAAATTTGAGGATTTTGTATATCTTTTTTATCTCTTCCTTCCTCTAAAACATCTATTGCATTATTAATAATATTCATAAATGTTTGATTTAATTGTCCGGGATAACATTCTACGTTGGGCAGTTGATTATACTCTCTGATAATTTCGATACCGGTACGATTCGGTTTCGATTTGAGACGATTTTGTAAAATTAATAAAGTGCTTTCGATACCTTCATGAATATCAACTTCTTTCATATCGGCTTCATCTAAGCGGGAGAAGTTACGTAAAGATACAACTATTTCCCGAATGCGGGTTGCTCCCATTTTCATTGAATTTAATACTTTAGGTAAATCTTCTTTTACAAAGTCCAAGTCCATATCGTCAAGTTTTTCTTCTATTTCATCTCCGGGAGTGGAAAATTCTTGTTGATAAAGTTCAATTAATTCTAAAATATCTTCTATATACTGGTTTACGTGATTAATGTTGCCGTAAACGAAACTAACAGGATTATTGATTTCGTGGGCAACTCCGGCTACCATTTGACCCAAGCTCGACATTTTTTCGGTTTGAATTAGCTGTGCTTGAGTACTTTTTAGTTCATCTAGGGTTTCTTGTAACTCAGCTTGCGCTTGAGTGCGATCGCTAACTTCGTGTCTAAGATCTCGATTGAGTTTGACTAACTCCCCGCTATGTTCAATAATTTCGCTGTACGATCCATTTAATTTTTCCGTCATGCGGTTGAATTCATCAGCTAGTTGCTCTAATTCATCTTTTGTACGTATATTCAGCCGGTAATCAAGCTTACCCGCAGCAATTGCCGATGCTCCCTTTTGTAATTTATTCAAAGAGTTAATGACTGGAAGCATAATCAAGAAAAATTGACTAATAAAAATCAGCACAATTGTTACTATAATCGCAGAGGTTGCGAGTTCAGTCTTGTACTTAATTTCTTTCATCTCATCTTCAACTAGAATGATTTTTGCGTGAGCGCTATCTGTGACATCACGTATAAATAACTCAATCTCATTAGCAAAAGAGTTTATTGCTCTAAAATCCTTTTGGGAATCAGCTAAATATGAATCGGATGAGGTATTATTTTGTTTTCTAATTTCCTTACTTAAGCGTACTAAAAACGCGTGACGACGACGAATATCGTCTATTTCTTTGGCATTTGGCTCTAAAGTCTCTAGTCGAAGTAGGTTTGCTAAAAATTGATTTTGATATTTTTCTACATCTGACTTGTTGTTATTGATTAATACGTCATCTTTTAAAGCATCCACTTCATGTTTTAAATTTACTTTTAATTCTAAAGAAATTGCAATAACTCTATGGGATTTGTTGAGTTTATCACTAATTTTGCTTGTAACTTTATTTCGCCATAAAGAAGTCCCTGTTAAGAGGATGGCGATTAATCCTGCAAAGCAAGTAGAAGAAAGGATAAATTTTTTAAAAATTTTCATTTAACCTTTCCCTATTTCAAGGAAACAAGCTGCCGACTTACTTGAAAGATGATTATGTTTTCGCATGGTACCAAATATAATGAAAAATCTTTATTTCGTAGAACTGTAGATGCATAACCCCCAAAGGTTATTTGTCCAGTCCATGCCTAAGTATAGTTTTCCCAAATAGGTGATAAAGATAACAATTTATTGCAAAAATCATCTATTCAAAATTAGACGGGGAAGAAGCGGTAGAAAAGTAGAAAAGGGGATTTCTAGATTTTAGAGGGGTTTGGGAGTAAGATGTAGCGTGCCGAAAGGGATTAACTTCCAAGTGTTAAATATGACTCATGCCCCATGTCCTATCCCCTATTCTCCTCTAAGCAATACTTCCTCTCTTCCTTGCTTCTTTGTAAGAAGT comes from Rivularia sp. PCC 7116 and encodes:
- a CDS encoding sensor histidine kinase, with translation MKIFKKFILSSTCFAGLIAILLTGTSLWRNKVTSKISDKLNKSHRVIAISLELKVNLKHEVDALKDDVLINNNKSDVEKYQNQFLANLLRLETLEPNAKEIDDIRRRHAFLVRLSKEIRKQNNTSSDSYLADSQKDFRAINSFANEIELFIRDVTDSAHAKIILVEDEMKEIKYKTELATSAIIVTIVLIFISQFFLIMLPVINSLNKLQKGASAIAAGKLDYRLNIRTKDELEQLADEFNRMTEKLNGSYSEIIEHSGELVKLNRDLRHEVSDRTQAQAELQETLDELKSTQAQLIQTEKMSSLGQMVAGVAHEINNPVSFVYGNINHVNQYIEDILELIELYQQEFSTPGDEIEEKLDDMDLDFVKEDLPKVLNSMKMGATRIREIVVSLRNFSRLDEADMKEVDIHEGIESTLLILQNRLKSKPNRTGIEIIREYNQLPNVECYPGQLNQTFMNIINNAIDVLEEGRDKKDIQNPQICIQTELIDRQTVAVRIADNGMGMSEEVKNKLFDPFFTTKPVGKGTGLGLSITYQIIVEKHEGKLHCSSELGKGTEFIIEIPLSQQINRNGDTREEGEKIIEDKELRVVS
- a CDS encoding FHA domain-containing protein, coding for MQNLRTLQTTGLGLELFHTQTSTSFDIPPNYPIIRIGKPNEQIPIDIDVLTLPSADIVSRVHAEIIAEGSNFYLMDVGSSNGTYLNDNKLESHTRYQLNLGDKIDLGSDNKVSFIFQYKQQSQQTAIATNKPTTIQLQAINNEQKVQVVDRKSKFVGLASMLSGILMFAANTRIGFGLGFPTIILWISGLAILLQRRINRNWGWGLIGLGTALLLFSGRLFASFNLLAMLLSAFLIFIGYQLFRNGEVFGYSLNSVKRLFKR